The following is a genomic window from Brachionichthys hirsutus isolate HB-005 chromosome 15, CSIRO-AGI_Bhir_v1, whole genome shotgun sequence.
AAAAAGCAGATTACAGTGAGGTACAGAAGCTCAGATAGCTGAGACGCAGCTCACCGTGGACGTCATGCTGACCTGATATTGCCTGAATGGGGTGGAGAAGACTGAATCTGCTGAGAATGACAAAAACTGCTGCGATGGGTGGCAACAACAGGACAGCCCAAGCAATACTGGCTACAGCTCTCCAGTAGATCACCTGAACAGAGCAGCCATTGTTACAGACACACGACCAATACAAAGTCATTGATTAACTTGGATGAACAGAAGCAGATGTTAAATCTAAGACAACATATTCTGCCTCGCTGTCACATTAGGCAATGCCTGCTTTTTATGGTTTCAATAAAACCCTTACAAGCAAAATAAAGCGCTACATATGAAGTGCTTTTAAATGTCCATATTTTAACTGAATATTTAAGGTACGACCATTTCTACTACAATAAATGATTGCTATTTTCTGTCATGTGAAGGATAAATATAAGCAATACTTATTTGTCTCCATTTTTACCCTTGAGAATCCCATTTTCCACTAACTCTGTTTATAGCTTTCGATAAGTTAACTTGAGCAATCATTCCACTCATCGCATCGCCTAGCATAAACAGAGAGGCTACTTCAGCTTAGCAATTTAGCTACATGTTTACGATACATGTTTccttgaatgaatgaagaacTTATACAGACTCACCTTACGGACGAACCAACAACTTTGTTCAGTAGAAAGCATGTTGTTTACACACACCAGAGCCACGCAGCAACAATAATATCTTTGGTCTTTGGCTGTCAAAGTCTTTCTACGACGTTTCCCATATCGCGCCACATGCATTCAAAGGACCCCATTAGGACCCCAGGTGAAGCTGTCCGTGCTCCTGCCTGCTTTCAATCACAGCCATACGAATTCTGTTTTTTGATCTTCAACaacaaatctgtatttatttacatccTTTGGAATGTCTGGCCCATGCAAGCTTAATAAAATTGGAAAAAGATCACAAACAAGAGCTTTTAAAAGTTGCATTGGATAAATGTTTACAGGACTGTAAAGGTACGTATATTACAACCAAATGATAGAATATATTTCCTGTCACACCAGTAAAGCCCAATTCATTGtttgaattaatgaattaatttgtGTATATACAATTAGTACTCAGTGAATCAGTTCAGTTCTGAATTCCTTTGGCTTCATCATACAAGAAAACTTTCTTGTCGTGATTATAGCCATTTCCATAAGTGGGAAAACGGGATTTATCCAAAACAGTTCTTCTTTCATGATCACGAGACGATGGCTTTGTCTCAAAAGCATCGACTGGGAGCTTTTGTGATGAACTAATGGACATCTCAGTTTGAACTGCTTTACAGGCAGTCGGTTTTTGTCCAATTGCAGGGAGGGCAAGCTGTTCTCGCTGGGACTTCTTATCCTCCCACAACTTCAGCAGACGCCGTTGATTATTTGTCATGTCCTTGAGATTTTGCTGCAACGTCTGCACTTGCTCCTCCAAAATTGTTTTAGATGTCACTGTGTTTGCCAGCTCTGATGTCAGGTCATCAATGGTCAGACTTAGTTTCCCAGCCTTCTGAACCAGGGAACTGCACTCGCGTTCCTTTTCATGCAAGTCATTGATTATGTCCTTAGTGGTCTTTCCAATGAAGTTAGGGCTGCACTCTAGTCCAATCTCAGTACGAAGAAGCTTCACTTGTTTCCTCAGTTCCTTGTTGTCCGTCGTCAAGCTCTTCAGTTTCTGTTTCAACACATCCGTTGAGCGGATCCTCGACTCATACTGCCTGAGTTTCTCTCGGAGAGTATTTTCTCTGTGAACGGCGTCATCTCTTTCCTTTCTGCATTTCTCCAAAAGTTTCAATGTCTCAAATTTGGACAATTTTTCACCTTTAAAGTTTGGTGTAGCCATTCTAATGTAAGACCTCAATCACTTTGCAATcttaaaaaagacattttctctTCCGAGTCCTTGAACATTGTGTTGGTTGATCACAAGCAGCTGCATGCATGTCTGAGGCTGAGGCGAGTGGCATTCCTCCAACGGTGTTATCTGTTTGACAGACAACTCCTGTGTAACTTAAAGCTTGGGCTAGAATGACCATTAATTAGGGCATCACCGGCCCTGTGATCAAGtgacacacacattattctatTTTGTTAATTAATGGAAATATTAAGTTGCGACTGCAGATAAATTATTTGAGTATAAGTTCAGTGACCACACAGTTTACCAGTAGATACTGGCTTAACATGCATGTTACATCATATTTTCCAGTGCAGGTGGTTCCTGTATCTGAACTGTGACACAGCAGACTCTAGGGGGGCACAAACACAAGTTTAGACAGATGACATGGGACAAATAACAGCAGCTTCAGCAAAATGCCCACTTTTAAAGGTTGACATGGCCTACTTGAGAACTCCTTCCTAAATACTTAAAGTGACCAATGGTTAAAATGTAATGGCAACCTTCAGTGCTGTCAGGAGGTAGTAGACAGAGTCAGGTTGCAGTCACGGGTCGGGGGGGCTGGTGTGATTTAAGTCTGTCCTGCCTGATAATTGGTTTTCTGAACAAAACAATGGGAACAAACATTGTTCACTCTCTTTTTATATGACGCATTCAGTGAAGAATTTTCCACCCATTTATTAAGATTAAAATGAACAGATGCTGCTGAAGACTCGTAGTCAGACAAGCTGTGATTGGGCTTGGATATTTTAGATGGGTTTAAATTTATTTGAGTTTAAGATATCCAGTTTAACTTTTCTGCGGTTTATATTTTAATGGAGAAAATGTAgacaacttgtttttttaagtcagatttgctttattgtgatgaattatacaaatatataatatatattttcatatctatttatttaatgtaaggAAATGTTGCAGACAGAGCAACAATTGAGAAcaaaattatacatttatttttgtaaataccAGTAGTGTTTTCAATAGCTAAATCACTCAAAAGGTTTATATAGCTCAATAAAACAGTATTTTATCCATCTATAATGCAAAGTGCTACCTTTATTTACAAGATGAGTCTAAATTGTTCTGTTAAATTATGTACAGTACAATACACTAACCAGCACTTCTAATGATCACCAATAAAGTGCACTCTTGACCAATTGTATGATCTAATGTGGTTTTCATGCCATCACAAGACTAAGAAATCTCAGAACCTTCCCAAACATTATGAAAGTAATGTTCAGTCCACTGAAAGTAACTCTATTTAGTTTGTTGTTTACTTGTCACCTGGCTGGTTTGGCTGCTCAATGTTTTTAAACGTTTTCTAATTGGGTTTTATGGTTTTAGTTACTAGATAAATTGTAAGTCAGGAGACATGTTTTAGTGtgacttgaaaatgttttattcgaTATAGGTTTTTAATTGTGTGGttatttttatatgtatttgtattcatttatttatatatttaggGTGACTTAAAAGCTCTGTCCAgggataatgaatgaaaaatagccttttggttaattctgtcacatttaaatgtttattaatgtgcactgtccgttaaataaacaaataaaaaatattgcaaGTAAAGACAGACATAACTGCTGACTTAATTTAACTGTTTTTTGATAAAGGTCTGGCTTGACTGTAATTCAATCATTGCTGTCACACAATGCAATAAAAGTGGGtcccacaaacacaaagtttaaatgttttcccataaaaaaaattaatggaGGACAATTCAATACATTTTATCAAAAGCAcatcacaggaaaaacaaatgattaaaaaaaaaagggaaaaaaataataataattccctTGGGTCTTTGGCATGAGTCGAGAGAACTTTCTAATTTACCAGGAGGAAAATGCAACATATGTTTGTACATAAGAGCAACTCTTAAATGACGTAACACAAATAATTCCTTTGCTGTTAATACAGAAAATCATTTACTATCCCCATGTTACCATTTTGCATACAAACCCTGACCTTTAACACTGGAAACATTGATTACCTATACGTTTTAACAGCAGTAGCTCAGTCTACAAGGGGACCGGTTCAAGTTTGACATGTAACACAGTATGCAGTGCGAACTGGCAGCTGTAGAGGTTGCCAGTTCACCTCCTGAGCACTGCAGAG
Proteins encoded in this region:
- the zgc:113691 gene encoding uncharacterized protein zgc:113691; translated protein: MATPNFKGEKLSKFETLKLLEKCRKERDDAVHRENTLREKLRQYESRIRSTDVLKQKLKSLTTDNKELRKQVKLLRTEIGLECSPNFIGKTTKDIINDLHEKERECSSLVQKAGKLSLTIDDLTSELANTVTSKTILEEQVQTLQQNLKDMTNNQRRLLKLWEDKKSQREQLALPAIGQKPTACKAVQTEMSISSSQKLPVDAFETKPSSRDHERRTVLDKSRFPTYGNGYNHDKKVFLYDEAKGIQN